AACTTTATTACGGCGCGTTAGCGCGAAAGGATCTACATCATGGCAACTGGCACAGTTAAATGGTTTAACGACACTAAAGGTTTTGGTTTCATCGCTCCTTCTGACGGCGGCGACGACCTTTTTGCTCACTTCTCTGAAATTCAGTCTGACGGTTTCAAAACCCTTCAAGAAGGTGCTAACGTTTCTTTTGACGTTACCCAGGGTAAGAAAGGCCTTCAGGCTTCTAACATCAAGCAAATGTCCTAAGCCTTAACGGTTTAAGAATTTGCTCGAACCTTAACCGGTTCGAATAACAAGGCCCGCTCATGCGGGCCTTGTTGCGTTTGTAGATTGAGAATAAAAGAAGGGTTTTTTGGGAGAGTACGATTGGATTTTTAACACCCTCTTTATCGCTACCCTTCTTATGCTTACTCCTTATTTCCGCTCATATATCATTAGCCTGGCATCCACCGTTAGCGTTAACGCATCAAGCGCTGCTG
This genomic window from Halomonas sp. TD01 contains:
- a CDS encoding cold-shock protein — translated: MATGTVKWFNDTKGFGFIAPSDGGDDLFAHFSEIQSDGFKTLQEGANVSFDVTQGKKGLQASNIKQMS